Proteins from a genomic interval of Streptomyces sp. NBC_01445:
- a CDS encoding phosphotriesterase family protein: MHTPPLIHTVTDPLPAAAVRGPALAHEHLVLDLDRRGDGSAVLDAEAHGPAVTAELAALREEFGLALVIELTCRGMGRDPRALARISRDAQVAVVAATGWYYEPFHTPELAGAEVGHLADTLVREIDGGLGASGIRPGVLGEVGSHGDVPSEPESRALRAAARAAVATGLSVATHAQLGRGGLAQLELLTGEGLAPHRISVGHQDLLDDPAVHKELAASGAYVAFDTVGKESYQSDDIRLRLLLALLEAGYADRVLLSCDISRHGYLEREGGQGYGHLFRSFLPRARAAGVDDGLMDLMTRRNPLRFLTGASVEEI, from the coding sequence ATGCACACCCCGCCCCTCATCCACACCGTCACCGACCCGCTCCCCGCGGCCGCCGTACGTGGCCCGGCCCTGGCCCACGAGCATCTGGTGCTCGACCTCGACCGGCGCGGCGACGGCAGCGCGGTCCTCGACGCCGAGGCACACGGGCCGGCCGTCACGGCCGAACTGGCCGCCCTGCGCGAGGAGTTCGGCCTCGCCCTGGTGATCGAGCTGACCTGCCGCGGCATGGGGCGCGACCCGCGCGCCCTGGCCCGGATCTCCCGGGACGCGCAGGTCGCCGTCGTCGCGGCCACCGGCTGGTACTACGAGCCGTTCCACACGCCCGAGCTGGCCGGCGCGGAGGTCGGGCATCTGGCCGACACGCTGGTCCGCGAGATCGACGGCGGTCTCGGCGCAAGCGGCATCCGGCCGGGCGTGCTCGGCGAGGTCGGCAGCCACGGTGACGTGCCCAGCGAGCCGGAGTCGCGTGCGCTGCGGGCGGCGGCGCGGGCCGCCGTCGCCACCGGCCTGTCGGTCGCCACGCACGCGCAGCTCGGCCGCGGCGGGCTCGCCCAGCTGGAGCTGCTCACCGGCGAGGGCCTCGCCCCGCACCGGATCTCGGTCGGCCACCAGGACCTCCTCGACGATCCGGCCGTGCACAAGGAGCTGGCCGCGAGCGGCGCGTACGTCGCGTTCGACACGGTCGGCAAGGAGAGCTACCAGAGCGACGACATCCGGCTGCGGCTGCTGCTCGCCCTCCTGGAGGCCGGCTACGCCGACCGTGTCCTGCTCAGCTGCGACATCTCGCGCCACGGCTATCTGGAGCGCGAGGGCGGTCAGGGTTACGGGCATCTGTTCCGGTCGTTCCTGCCCCGCGCCCGTGCCGCGGGCGTGGACGACGGCCTGATGGACCTGATGACGCGCCGCAATCCGCTGCGCTTCCTGACCGGCGCGAGCGTGGAGGAGATCTGA
- the yhfZ gene encoding GntR family transcriptional regulator YhfZ, whose protein sequence is MNGFDERFLTRNGLAARQLAVLLLNHEPDTRLPRIRDFAEELGCGNGTVQAALRLLEESGAIETAARGHLGTFLVRSERSILWRLSGLGTLLAAMPLPYSRRYEGLATGLRAAFEEAGTPFAITFMRGAGARTTALLEGKVDLVILSRFAADRLIEEHPVELVADLGPATYVGAHGLLLREGASLDAPGLRVAVDHTSEDQRMLAERAFARRTDIEWVESSYMQLRDLFAQNLADATVWNLDEVQGRIGMGGEVLPLGDEVTRDLSLRNSSAAIIGRTEGAKALSAVRNAVDLSTVTSLQAEVLRGERVPSY, encoded by the coding sequence GTGAACGGTTTCGACGAGCGCTTCCTTACGCGCAACGGCCTCGCGGCCCGCCAGCTCGCGGTCCTGCTGCTCAACCACGAGCCCGACACACGGCTGCCCCGGATCCGCGACTTCGCCGAGGAACTGGGATGCGGAAACGGCACGGTCCAGGCCGCCCTGCGGCTCCTGGAGGAGTCCGGCGCCATCGAGACCGCCGCGCGCGGCCACCTCGGCACCTTCCTGGTCCGCTCCGAGCGCTCCATACTGTGGCGCCTCTCCGGCCTCGGCACCCTGCTGGCCGCGATGCCCCTCCCCTACTCGCGCCGCTACGAGGGCCTGGCCACCGGCCTGCGTGCGGCCTTCGAGGAGGCGGGCACCCCCTTCGCGATCACGTTCATGCGTGGCGCGGGCGCCCGGACCACCGCCCTGCTCGAAGGCAAGGTCGACCTCGTGATTCTCTCGCGGTTCGCCGCCGACCGGCTGATCGAGGAGCATCCGGTGGAGCTGGTCGCCGATCTGGGCCCGGCCACGTACGTCGGAGCGCACGGGCTGCTGCTGCGCGAGGGCGCCTCGCTCGACGCGCCCGGCCTGCGGGTCGCCGTGGACCACACCTCCGAGGACCAGCGGATGCTCGCCGAGCGCGCGTTCGCCAGGCGCACCGATATCGAGTGGGTCGAGTCCTCGTACATGCAGCTGCGGGATCTGTTCGCGCAGAACCTGGCCGACGCGACCGTCTGGAATCTCGACGAGGTGCAGGGCCGGATAGGGATGGGCGGGGAGGTGTTGCCGCTGGGCGACGAGGTCACCCGCGATCTGTCCCTGCGCAACTCCAGCGCGGCGATCATCGGCAGGACCGAGGGCGCGAAGGCACTCTCCGCCGTACGGAACGCGGTCGACCTGTCGACCGTGACGTCACTGCAGGCCGAGGTGTTGCGGGGCGAGCGCGTGCCGTCGTACTGA
- a CDS encoding DUF2620 domain-containing protein, protein MTKILTGGVGKVEVAGTVKALALDGVDIVVSSDMDAAMKLRVGQADFYLGTCHTGAGASLGVLVGLMGQPACHTFGRSVPTEDEVDSLLDQGKKVFGFSMDQIDVIAPLIARAIAARA, encoded by the coding sequence ATGACAAAGATCCTCACCGGCGGCGTAGGCAAGGTCGAGGTCGCCGGGACCGTCAAGGCGCTCGCCCTCGACGGCGTCGACATCGTCGTCTCCAGCGACATGGACGCCGCGATGAAGCTCCGCGTGGGCCAGGCCGACTTCTACCTCGGCACCTGTCACACCGGCGCCGGCGCCTCGCTCGGCGTCCTCGTCGGGCTCATGGGACAGCCCGCCTGCCACACCTTCGGGCGTTCCGTACCGACCGAGGACGAGGTCGACTCCCTGCTCGACCAGGGCAAGAAGGTCTTCGGCTTCTCCATGGACCAGATCGACGTCATCGCTCCGCTGATCGCCCGCGCCATCGCCGCGCGCGCCTGA
- a CDS encoding PRD domain-containing protein — MDDQLALRIQLFREGGQVRPEVADFVTAELTALAERGNEVTEQTAGMLTSHLMMALTRLVDGEPIEQFLTDEQVAAELAGHPRAVAGAREVAARAREQLGATLPDSEVNFLAMHLAVLAGHPSPDSQPPRTTP, encoded by the coding sequence ATGGACGACCAACTCGCCCTCCGCATCCAGCTGTTCCGCGAAGGCGGCCAGGTCAGGCCCGAGGTCGCCGACTTCGTGACCGCCGAGCTCACCGCCCTCGCGGAACGCGGGAACGAGGTCACCGAGCAGACCGCCGGCATGCTCACCAGCCACCTGATGATGGCGCTGACCCGGCTCGTCGACGGGGAGCCGATCGAGCAGTTCCTCACCGACGAGCAGGTGGCCGCGGAACTGGCCGGCCACCCCCGGGCCGTGGCCGGCGCCCGCGAGGTCGCCGCCCGCGCCCGCGAACAGCTCGGCGCCACCCTGCCCGACTCCGAAGTCAACTTCCTGGCCATGCATCTTGCGGTGCTGGCGGGACATCCATCACCCGACTCCCAACCCCCAAGGACCACTCCATGA
- a CDS encoding YhfT family protein — MNTTLAAGANLDFSLAQQLTVIALCALTAFISHMALAVFNDGVRPFMLDFIQGRSTRSATTAVSFGLSAGFIFGLGAPMALSTGVLNPWLLFLPTDILGLLAPKKWIAPILGGAWGAVVVFGLNGANNVAHDLPVDFLTAMQQMSTPILFLFTLFPVLAITKQFGRKWGGVAGVLELALVVMTMKIWPNMFAGALAMAVGVLMLIGLAIAKDVRARKAERAEGGGVEEVVLADDPMASLFSSSAARLRKFLPLFMVLGAGVCVLAQMHIFGGGEATSFLIAKGHYSEAAQVDFYRVFGFIPLIATTALASGAYGIAGFTLVYPIGYLLPNPFLAAIVGAAVFAVEVLALSYIGKFLGKLPSVRDSSEHLRSAITDTLQLAILFGSLMAANAMGAGLGILVVGGLYLLNEAMGRPVVRMAAAPAAVIVGGILLNLLYWLDLFTPIKS, encoded by the coding sequence GTGAACACCACACTCGCCGCCGGCGCGAACCTCGACTTCTCTCTGGCGCAGCAGTTGACCGTGATCGCGCTCTGCGCGCTGACCGCGTTCATCTCGCACATGGCACTGGCCGTCTTCAACGACGGTGTACGCCCGTTCATGCTGGACTTCATCCAGGGCCGGTCGACCCGCAGCGCCACCACCGCGGTCTCCTTCGGGCTCTCCGCCGGGTTCATCTTCGGGCTCGGCGCGCCGATGGCCCTGTCCACCGGGGTGCTCAACCCGTGGCTGCTGTTCCTGCCCACGGACATCCTCGGGCTGCTCGCGCCGAAGAAGTGGATCGCGCCGATCCTGGGCGGCGCTTGGGGCGCCGTCGTCGTGTTCGGTCTGAACGGCGCGAACAACGTGGCCCACGACCTGCCGGTCGACTTCCTGACGGCGATGCAGCAGATGTCGACGCCGATCCTGTTCCTGTTCACGCTGTTCCCGGTGCTGGCGATCACCAAGCAGTTCGGGCGCAAGTGGGGCGGCGTCGCGGGCGTCCTCGAACTGGCCCTGGTCGTGATGACCATGAAGATCTGGCCGAACATGTTCGCGGGCGCGCTCGCCATGGCAGTCGGTGTCCTGATGCTCATCGGCCTCGCCATCGCCAAGGACGTCCGGGCGCGCAAGGCCGAGCGGGCCGAGGGCGGCGGCGTCGAGGAAGTGGTCCTCGCGGACGACCCGATGGCGTCGCTGTTCAGCTCCAGCGCGGCGAGACTGCGCAAGTTCCTGCCGCTGTTCATGGTGCTCGGCGCGGGTGTCTGCGTGCTCGCACAGATGCACATATTCGGCGGTGGTGAGGCCACCAGCTTCCTGATCGCGAAGGGGCACTACAGCGAGGCCGCCCAGGTGGACTTCTACCGGGTGTTCGGCTTCATCCCGCTGATCGCGACGACCGCGCTCGCCTCGGGGGCGTACGGCATCGCGGGTTTCACGCTCGTCTACCCCATCGGCTATCTGCTGCCGAACCCGTTCCTCGCGGCCATCGTCGGCGCGGCCGTCTTCGCCGTCGAGGTGCTCGCCCTCTCCTACATCGGCAAGTTCCTCGGCAAGCTGCCGAGCGTGCGCGACTCGTCGGAGCACCTGCGCAGCGCCATCACCGACACGCTCCAGCTGGCGATCCTCTTCGGTTCCCTGATGGCCGCCAACGCCATGGGCGCCGGTCTCGGCATCCTCGTCGTCGGCGGGCTCTATCTGCTGAACGAGGCGATGGGCCGGCCGGTCGTACGGATGGCGGCCGCTCCCGCCGCGGTGATCGTCGGCGGCATCCTGCTCAACCTCCTGTACTGGCTCGACCTGTTCACCCCGATCAAGAGCTGA